The genomic segment GAATTGACCGACGAGCGGGTCACCGCCGAGCAGGTCGTCGACGAGGTCGTCAGCGATACGGCCGAAGCCCCGAAGTCGGCCGAGGAGAAGGCCGCCGAGGCGGTCGCGCCGCACAAGGTCAAGCACCGGGTCTTCCACTACCCCGGCGGCCTGGTCGATTTCGTCAAGCACATCAACCGGACCAAGAACGCGATCCAGCCCAGCGTCATCGACTTCGACGGCAAGGGCGACGGGCACGAGGTCGAGATCGCGATGCAGTGGAACGCCGGCTATTCGGAGTCGGTGCACACCTTCGCCAACACGATCAACACCCACGAGGGCGGCACCCACGAAGAGGGCTTCCGCGCCGCGCTGACCACCGTGGTGAACAAGTACGCCAAAGACAAGAAGCTGCTCAAGGACAAGGACCCCAACCTCACCGGCGATGACATCCGCGAAGGGTTGGCCGCGGTGATCTCGGTGAAGGTGTCCCAGCCGCAGTTCGAGGGTCAGACCAAGACGAAACTCGGTAATACCGAGGTGAAGTCTTTCGTGCAGAAGATCTGCAACGAGCAGCTGACCCACTGGTTCGAGGCCAACCCGACCGAAGCCAAGACCGTGGTGAATAAGGCAGTCTCCTCGGCGCAGGCTCGCATCGCCGCCCGCAAGGCGCGAGAGCTGGTGCGGCGCAAGAGTGCAACCGATATCGGCGGCCTGCCGGGCAAGCTCGCCGATTGCCGCTCCACCGACCCGCGGTTGTCGGAACTGTATGTGGTGGAGGGTGATTCGGCCGGCGGCTCGGCCAAGAGCGGTCGCGATTCGATGTTCCAGGCGATCCTGCCGCTGCGCGGCAAGATCATCAACGTCGAGAAGGCACGTATCGACCGGGTGCTGAAGAACACCGAAGTCCAGGCCATCATCACCGCGCTGGGCACCGGTATCCACGACGAGTTCGACATCGAGAAGCTGCGCTACCACAAGATCGTGCTGATGGCCGACGCCGACGTTGACGGACAACACATCTCGACGCTGCTGCTGACGCTGTTGTTCCGGTTCATGAAGCCGCTGGTGGAAAACGGCCACATCTTCTTGGCCCAGCCGCCGCTGTACAAGCTGAAGTGGCAGCGCGCCGAACCGGAGTTCGCCTACTCCGACCGGGAACGCGACGGTCTGTTGGAGGCGGGTAAGGCCGCAGGCAAGAAGATCAACGTCGACGACGGCATCCAGCGCTACAAGGGTCTGGGTGAGATGGACGCCAAGGAGCTGTGGGAGACCACCATGGACCCGTCGGTCCGGGTGCTGCGTCAGGTCACTCTCGACGACGCCGCCGCAGCCGACGAGCTGTTCTCCATCCTGATGGGCGAAGATGTCGAGGCCCGTCGCAGCTTCATCACCCGCAACGCCAAAGACGTTCGCTTTCTTGATGTTTAACCCCGCGTAGGGATAACAGAGGACTCACATGACTGACACCACCCTGCCCCCCGGCGACGAGGCCGGCGACCGCATCGAACCGGTCGACATCCAGCAGGAGATGCAGCGCAGCTACATCGACTACGCGATGAGCGTCATCGTCGGGCGCGCACTGCCCGAAGTGCGCGACGGCCTCAAGCCGGTGCACCGCCGCGTGCTCTACGCGATGTTCGACTCCGGGTTCCGGCCCGACCGCGGCCACGCGAAATCCGCACGCTCGGTCGCCGAGACGATGGGTAACTATCACCCGCACGGCGATTCGTCGATCTACGACACCCTGGTGCGCATGGCACAGCCGTGGTCGCTGCGCTACCCGCTGGTCGACGGTCAGGGCAACTTCGGTTCTCCTGGAAACGATCCGGCGGCGGCAATGCGCTACACCGAGGCCCGGCTCACGCCGCTGGCCATGGAGATGCTGCGTGAAATCGACGAGGAGACAGTCGATTTCATCCCCAACTACGACGGCCGGGTGCAAGAGCCCACCGTTCTGCCGAGCCGCTTCCCCAACCTACTGGCCAACGGATCCGGCGGCATCGCCGTCGGCATGGCCACCAACATCCCGCCGCACAACCTGCGCGAGCTGGCCGAGGCGGTCTACTGGTGCCTGGAGAACCACGAGGCCGACGAAGAGGCGACGCTGGCTGCGGTCTGCGAGCGGGTCAAGGGCCCCGACTTCCCCACCTCCGGGCT from the Mycolicibacterium crocinum genome contains:
- the gyrB gene encoding DNA topoisomerase (ATP-hydrolyzing) subunit B, producing the protein MAANEQYGADSIKVLEGLEAVRKRPGMYIGSTGERGLHHLVWEVVDNSVDEAMAGFATKVTVRILEDGGVEVTDDGRGIPVAMHATGIPTIDVVMTVLHAGGKFEEGAYQVSGGLHGVGVSVVNALSSRLEADVRTDGYEWFQTYDKSVPGTLRQGEKTKKTGTTIRFWADPDIFETTTYDFETIARRLQEMAFLNKGLTIELTDERVTAEQVVDEVVSDTAEAPKSAEEKAAEAVAPHKVKHRVFHYPGGLVDFVKHINRTKNAIQPSVIDFDGKGDGHEVEIAMQWNAGYSESVHTFANTINTHEGGTHEEGFRAALTTVVNKYAKDKKLLKDKDPNLTGDDIREGLAAVISVKVSQPQFEGQTKTKLGNTEVKSFVQKICNEQLTHWFEANPTEAKTVVNKAVSSAQARIAARKARELVRRKSATDIGGLPGKLADCRSTDPRLSELYVVEGDSAGGSAKSGRDSMFQAILPLRGKIINVEKARIDRVLKNTEVQAIITALGTGIHDEFDIEKLRYHKIVLMADADVDGQHISTLLLTLLFRFMKPLVENGHIFLAQPPLYKLKWQRAEPEFAYSDRERDGLLEAGKAAGKKINVDDGIQRYKGLGEMDAKELWETTMDPSVRVLRQVTLDDAAAADELFSILMGEDVEARRSFITRNAKDVRFLDV